From Rutidosis leptorrhynchoides isolate AG116_Rl617_1_P2 chromosome 3, CSIRO_AGI_Rlap_v1, whole genome shotgun sequence, a single genomic window includes:
- the LOC139895998 gene encoding dnaJ protein homolog — protein MFGRAPKKSDNTKYYEILGVSKNASEDDLKKAYKKAAMKNHPDKGGDPEKFKEIAQAYEVLSDPEKREIYDQYGEDALKEGMGGGGGGHDPFDIFQSFFGGGGSPFGGGPFGGGGSSRGRRQRRGEDVVHPLKVSLEDLYNGTSKKLSLSRNVLCSKCKGKGSKSGASMKCAGCQGSGMKVSIRHLGPSMIQQMQHPCNECKGTGETIKDKDRCTQCRGEKVVQEKKVLEVHVEKGMQNSQKITFPGEADEAPDTVTGDIVFVLQQKEHPKFKRKGDDLFVEHTLSLTEALCGFQFIITHLDNRQLLIKSQPGEVVKPDSCKAINDEGMPMYQRPFMKGKLYIHFTVDFPDSLSPEQCKALEAVLPPKPSIQMTDMELDDCEETTLHDVNIEEEMRRKQQQQSQEAYDEDEEMHGGGQRVQCAQQ, from the exons ATGTTTGGAAGAGCACCGAAAAAGAGTGATAACACGAAATACTATGAGATCCTTGGCGTGTCTAAAAACGCTTCGGAAGATGATTTGAAAAAAGCATATAAGAAAGCTGCTATGAAGAATCATCCTGATAAGGGTGGTGATCCTGAAAAG TTCAAGGAGATCGCCCAAGCATACGAGGTTCTGAGTGACCCAGAGAAGCGTGAGATATATGATCAGTATGGTGAGGATGCCTTGAAGGAAGGAATGGGTGGTGGAGGTGGTGGTCATGACCCATTTGACATCTTCCAATCCTTCTTTGGTGGTGGTGGCAGCCCTTTTGGCGGTGGTCCTTTTGGTG GCGGTGGTAGCAGCAGGGGAAGAAGGCAACGAAGAGGAGAAGATGTTGTTCATCCTCTGAAAGTTTCTCTTGAGGATCTATATAACGGAACGTCTAAAAAGCTTTCTTTATCGCGAAATGTACTCTGTTCTAAGTGCAAGGG GAAGGGTTCAAAGTCGGGTGCTTCAATGAAGTGTGCTGGCTGTCAAGGTTCTGGAATGAAAGTTTCTATCAGACATCTTGGTCCATCAATGATCCAACAGATGCAGCATCCTTGTAATGAGTGTAAGGGTACTGGGGAGACCATTAAGGATAAGGATCGATGCACACAGTGCAGGGGTGAGAAAGTGGTACAGGAGAAGAAGGTACTCGAAGTTCATGTGGAGAAGGGTATGCAGAATAGTCAGAAGATTACATTCCCCGGAGAGGCTGATGAAGCT CCTGACACAGTTACAGGTGACATTGTGTTCGTATTGCAACAAAAGGAGCACCCTAAGTTTAAGCGTAAGGGTGATGATTTATTCGTTGAGCACACATTGAGCTTGACTGAAGCCCTATGTGGTTTCCAGTTTATCATTACCCATTTGGATAACAGACAGCTTCTTATCAAATCTCAACCTGGAGAGGTTGTCAAACCTG ATTCATGTAAGGCAATAAACGATGAAGGAATGCCAATGTATCAGAGGCCTTTCATGAAGGGTAAGCTGTACATCCACTTTACTGTCGACTTCccagattcgttatcacccgagcAGTGCAAAGCGTTAGAGGCTGTGCTGCCGCCTAAGCCGTCAATACAGATGACCGACATGGAGCTTGATGATTGTGAGGAGACAACTCTGCACGACGTCAACATTGAAGAGGAGATGCGAAGGAAGCAGCAGCAACAAAGTCAAGAAGCATACGATGAAGACGAAGAAATGCACGGTGGAGGTCAAAGGGTACAATGTGCACAGCAATAA
- the LOC139899911 gene encoding uncharacterized protein, with the protein MAGMLGVLMSRGGVFGGRASNMGNNGMTYAKVLTPPNQAPNKTLRNNLLPRKIEICVWRALKKRLPVWIELDKRGIDLHSVRCPICDNDLESVDHTLFNCSFAIDIWNRVFKWWNFSNFSPSNGPDSLHGKSSHVMSSLGSKIWQAVAWVTLYYLWKNRNLKAFQHKGWCAPVLLNELQVKSFEWISSRIKGKNLEWTNWLTNPHMYLVC; encoded by the exons ATGGCGGGTATGCTGGGCGTGTTGATGAGTAGAGGTGGGGTGTTTGGCGGGCGTGCTAGTAATATGGGAAATAATGGGATGACTT ATGCTAAGGTGCTTACCCCTCCTAATCAGGCACCGAACAAAACGCTGAGAAATAACTTACTTCCGAGGAAAATCGAGATTTGCGTGTGGCGTGCGTTGAAGAAAAGGTTACCGGTTTGGATCGAGCTCGACAAAAGAGGCATCGATCTTCATAGCGTTCGTTGCCCGATTTGCGATAACGATCTTGAATCGGTTGACCACACACTCTTTAATTGTTCTTTCGCTATTGATATTTGGAATCGGGTCTTTAAATGGTGGAATTTCAGCAATTTTTCACCTTCAAATGGCCCGGACTCGTTACATGGAAAATCATCGCATGTCATGTCGTCACTTGGATCCAAAATTTGGCAAGCCGTCGCATGGGTAACTCTATACTACCTTTGGAAAAATCGAAACTTGAAGGCTTTTCAACATAAAGGATGGTGCGCTCCGGTGTTATTGAATGAATTACAAGTGAAATCTTTCGAGTGGATCTCATCTAGAATCAAAGGGAAAAATCTCGAGTGGACTAATTGGCTTACTAATCCTCATATGTATTTAGTTTGCTAG